From a single Brassica rapa cultivar Chiifu-401-42 chromosome A01, CAAS_Brap_v3.01, whole genome shotgun sequence genomic region:
- the LOC103850044 gene encoding rubisco accumulation factor 1.2, chloroplastic → MVSLTATILKSSLFTQSTTHGFPTNPITRPVNPAPHTLTVTANVSRKPQNMIPKNPPARQNLYQPFRPPSSPVPPQFRSLDSAGKIEILAGRLALWFEYAPLISSLYAEGLTPPNIEELTGISSIEQNRLIVGTKVRDSIAQSLHEPELIAAFDTGGAELLYEIRLLSTTQRVAAATYIIDRSFDSKKAQDLARAIKDYPSRRGDVGWVDFDYNLPGDCLAFLYYRQSRENKNPSEQRTSMLQLALDAAESEKAKKKLEKELHGGGEEEEEKVKVEEVKAVTIPVVRLKFGEVAGASSVVVLPVCKAEEGERNVVEAPREINAGGEFKVVEAERGWKRWVVLPSWKPVAAIGRGGVAVSFRDDRKVLPDGKEEPLLVVVDRERSAVESDDGYYLVAGESGLKLKKGSVLKEGSVGESLGMVLLVVRPPREDDDDWQTSHENWE, encoded by the exons ATGGTTTCTCTCACAGCAACCATCCTCAAATCCTCACTCTTCACACAATCCACAACCCATGGGTTCCCCACCAACCCGATAACCCGACCCGTTAACCCAGCACCACATACTCTAACCGTCACCGCCAACGTCTCCCGCAAACCGCAAAACATGATCCCCAAAAACCCGCCGGCGCGCCAAAACCTCTACCAACCCTTCCGCCCGCCGTCCTCCCCCGTCCCGCCGCAATTCCGCTCCCTCGACTCCGCCGGAAAAATCGAAATCCTCGCCGGCCGCTTAGCCCTCTGGTTCGAGTACGCCCCCCTCATCTCCTCCCTCTACGCCGAAGGCCTCACCCCTCCGAACATCGAGGAGCTCACCGGAATCTCCAGCATCGAGCAGAACCGCCTCATCGTCGGCACCAAGGTCCGCGACTCGATCGCTCAGTCCCTCCACGAACCGGAGCTCATCGCGGCCTTCGACACCGGCGGCGCGGAGCTTCTCTACGAGATCCGCCTCCTCAGCACCACGCAGCGCGTCGCCGCCGCGACTTACATCATAGATCGGAGCTTCGACTCGAAAAAGGCTCAGGACCTCGCGCGTGCGATTAAGGATTACCCTAGCCGCCGCGGAGACGTCGGCTGGGTGGATTTCGATTACAATCTCCCCGGCGATTGCCTCGCGTTCTTGTATTATAGGCAGAGCAGAGAGAACAAGAATCCGTCGGAGCAGAGGACGTCGATGCTCCAGCTGGCGTTGGATGCTGCTGAGTCTGAGAAGGCGAAGAAGAAGCTGGAGAAAGAGTTGCACGGAG GAggggaggaagaggaggagaaggTGAAGGTGGAGGAAGTTAAAGCCGTTACGATTCCTGTAGTGAGGCTTAAGTTCGGTGAGGTGGCAGGAGCGAGCTCTGTTGTTGTTTTACCTGTCTGTAAAGCGGAGGAAGGTGAGAGGAACGTTGTGGAAGCTCCGAGGGAGATTAATGCGGGAGGGGAGTTTAAGGTTGTTGAGGCGGAGAGAGGGTGGAAGAGATGGGTGGTTCTTCCGTCGTGGAAGCCCGTGGCGGCGATCGGGAGAGGCGGTGTTGCGGTTTCTTTTAGGGATGATAGGAAGGTGCTGCCTGACGGAAAGGAGGAGCCGTTGCTTGTGGTGGTGGATAGGGAGAGGAGTGCGGTGGAGAGTGATGATGGGTACTATCTTGTGGCGGGTGAGAGTGGGCTGAAACTGAAGAAAGGATCGGTGTTGAAGGAAGGGAGTGTTGGGGAGAGTTTGGGGATGGTTCTTTTGGTGGTGAGGCCGCCGagggaagatgatgatgattggCAGACGAGTCATGAGAACTGGGAGTGA
- the LOC103850046 gene encoding protein LIGHT-DEPENDENT SHORT HYPOCOTYLS 2, with amino-acid sequence MDLISQEHNIKNPNTTLTTQPSSSSSSPPSSSRYENQKRRDWNTFCQYLRNHRPPLSPPSCSGEHVLEFLRYLDQFGKTKVHHQNCSFFGLLNPPAPCPCPLRQAWGSLDALIGRLRAAYEENGGVPETSPFGSRSVRIFLREVREFQAKSRGVSYKKKRKTVNNKQITQSSSQPPLQPQPQQHQHGQSIMSNYN; translated from the coding sequence ATGGATCTGATCTCTCAAGAGCACAATATCAAGAACCCTAATACCACTCTCACAACacagccttcttcttcttcttcttctccaccatCCTCTAGCCGCTACGAGAACCAGAAACGCCGTGATTGGAACACTTTCTGCCAATACCTTAGAAACCATCGTCCACCGCTCTCGCCACCGTCTTGCAGCGGCGAACACGTCCTAGAGTTTCTGCGTTACCTTGACCAGTTCGGAAAAACCAAAGTCCACCACCAAAACTGCTCTTTCTTTGGCCTCCTAAATCCTCCGGCTCCTTGTCCTTGTCCTCTCCGGCAAGCTTGGGGTTCACTTGACGCCCTTATCGGTCGTCTCCGTGCCGCCTACGAGGAGAACGGTGGAGTTCCAGAGACTAGCCCTTTTGGCTCACGTTCAGTCAGGATTTTTCTCAGGGAGGTTAGAGAGTTCCAGGCTAAATCTCGTGGCGTTAGctacaagaagaagaggaagacggTCAATAACAAGCAAATAACTCAATCGAGTTCTCAGCCGCCTCTACAGCCGCAGCCACAACAGCATCAGCATGGTCAGTCTATTATGtctaattataattaa